A genomic region of Pseudochaenichthys georgianus chromosome 12, fPseGeo1.2, whole genome shotgun sequence contains the following coding sequences:
- the LOC117455743 gene encoding LOW QUALITY PROTEIN: E3 ubiquitin/ISG15 ligase TRIM25-like (The sequence of the model RefSeq protein was modified relative to this genomic sequence to represent the inferred CDS: substituted 2 bases at 2 genomic stop codons): MAQQQNLMDRKKLCCSICLDLLKGPVTIPCGHSYCMDCINSHWDEENQKHVYSCPQCRQTFEPRPVLMKSTVLAELVEEVKNKKTDVKASPADHCYAGPGDVGCDFCTGRKQKALKSCLQCLVSYCEQHLQPHYESPAFGKHKLVDPSNKMQEIICTRHGKEKKMFCRTDQQCICFLCSMDEHKGHDTVLASTERTEKQKELGVSRQNIQQRIQKREKDVKLLQQEVEAINLSADKAVIDSEKIFTQVVSLSKSSSSDVRQKIKHRQKSQVSQAMKIQEKLKKEINELRRKDTELEKLSHTGDHSQFLHHYPSLSCLVXQSXPTDSPSINTRPVQYFEDVSGAVSEVRDKLQDVLADAWTKISQPEEVDVLRPEEPKTRAEFLRHSQKNTLDPNTANARLLLSEGNRKATVVSERLLYPSHQDRFTDMFQALSREGLSGRHYWEVERNGFEVSVAVTYKDISRTGYESGFGNDDKSWALECFNNSYGFRHKGTNIVISGPWSSRVGVYLDHNAGVLSFYSVSETMTLLHRVHTTFTEPLCPGFSKLE; the protein is encoded by the exons GAGAATCAGAAACACGTGTACAGCTGTCCTCAGTGCAGACAGACCTTTGAACCGAGGCCTGTCCTGATGAAAAGCACCGTGTTGGCAGAGTTAGTGGAGGaagtgaagaacaagaagacagACGTCAAAGCGTCTCCAGCTGATCACTGCTATGCTGGACCTGGAGATGTGGGATGTGATTTCTGCACTGGGAGAAAACAGAAAGCTCTGAAGTCCTGTCTGCAGTGTCTGGTCTCTTACTGTGAGCAGCACCTCCAGCCTCACTATGAATCCCCTGCCTTTGGAAAACACAAGCTGGTCGACCCCTCCAACAAGATGCAGGAGATCATCTGTACTCGTCATGGTAAGGAGAAGAAGATGTTCTGCCGCACAGATCAGCAGTGTATCTgctttctctgctccatggatGAACATAAGGGCCATGACACCGTCTTAGCCTCAACAGAAAGGACAGAGAAGCAGAAAGAGCTCGGGGTGAGTCGGCAAAACATCCAGCAGAGAATccagaagagagagaaagatgtgAAGCTGCTTCAGCAGGAGGTGGAGGCCATCAATCTCTCTGCTGATAAAGCAGTGATTGACAGCGAGAAGATCTTCACTCAGGTGGTCAGTTTGAGCAAGAGTAGCAGCTCTGATGTGAGGCAGAAGATCAAACACCGGCAGAAAAGTCAAGTGAGTCAGGCCATGAAGATTCAGGAGAAGCTGAAGAAGGAGATCAATGAGCTGAGGAGGAAAGACACTGAGTTGGAAAAGCTCTCACACACGGGGGATCACAGCCAGTTCCTACACCATTACCCCTCACTGTCATGTCTTG tttgacagtcCTGACCTACAGACTCACCTAGCATCAATACCCGCCCTGTGCAGTACTTTGAAGACGTGAGCGGAGCTGTGTCGGAGGTCAGAGATAAACTACAGGACGTCCTCGCTGATGCGTGGACTAAGATCTCACAGCCTGAAGAAGTGGATgttttacggccc GAAGAGCCCAAGACCAGAGCTGAGTTCTTACGACATTCCCAGAAAAACACACTGGATCCAAACACAGCAAACGCACGGCTGTTGTTATCTGAGGGCAACAGAAAAGCAACAGTAGTGAGTGAAAGACTGTTATATCCAAGCCATCAGGACAGATTTACGGACATGTTTCAGGCCTTGAGCAGAGAGGGTCTGAGCGGACGCCATTACTGGGAGGTGGAGAGGAACGGATTCGAGGTGTCGGTAGCAGTCACGTACAAGGACATCAGCAGAACAGGATATGAAAGTGGATTCGGAAATGATGACAAGTCTTGGGCTTTGGAGTGTTTTAACAACAGTTATGGGTTCAGACATAAAGGTACtaacattgtaatttcaggtCCTTGGTCCTCCAGAGTAGGAGTGTACCTGGATCACAATGCAGGCGTTCTCTCCTTCTACAGCGTCTCTGAAACCAtgactctcctccacagagtCCACACTACATTCACTGAGCCGCTCTGTCCTGGGTTTTCGAAGCTTGAGTAG
- the brcc3 gene encoding lys-63-specific deubiquitinase produces the protein MAVSSVHLESDAFLVCMNHALSTEKEEVMGLCIGEAEPARIVHIHSVIILRRSDKRKDRVEISPEQLSAASTEAERLADMTGRPMRVVGWYHSHPHITVWPSHVDVRTQAMYQMLDQCFVGLIFSCFIEDKNTKTGRVLYTCFQSVQKGSEYERVEIPIHVVPREAIGKVCLESAVELPRILCQEEQDTYRKIHSLAHLDPVTKIHNGSVFTKNLCSQMSAVSGPLLQWLEDRLEQNKQSIVELQLEKERLLRELAAP, from the coding sequence ATGGCGGTGAGCTCGGTTCACCTGGAGTCCGACGCCTTCCTGGTGTGCATGAACCACGCGCTGAGCACGGAGAAGGAGGAGGTGATGGGGCTGTGCATCGGAGAGGCTGAGCCCGCCAGGATCGTCCACATCCACTCGGTCATCATCCTCCGCCGCTCGGACAAGAGGAAGGACCGGGTGGAGATCTCCCCGGAGCAGCTGTCCGCGGCCTCCACCGAGGCGGAGCGGCTGGCAGACATGACCGGCCGCCCGATGCGCGTGGTGGGCTGGTACCACTCCCACCCACACATCACCGTGTGGCCCTCCCACGTCGATGTCAGGACGCAGGCCATGTACCAGATGCTGGACCAGTGCTTCGTGGGCCTCATCTTCTCCTGCTTCATAGAGGACAAGAACACCAAGACGGGGCGCGTGCTCTACACCTGCTTCCAGTCCGTGCAGAAGGGCTCCGAGTACGAGCGGGTGGAGATCCCCATCCACGTGGTGCCCCGTGAAGCCATCGGGAAGGTGTGCCTGGAGTCCGCCGTGGAGCTGCCGAGGATCCTGTGCCAGGAGGAGCAGGACACCTACCGCAAGATCCACAGCCTGGCGCACCTGGACCCTGTCACTAAGATTCACAACGGCTCGGTGTTCACCAAGAACCTGTGCAGCCAGATGTCTGCGGTGAGCGGCCCGCTGCTGCAGTGGCTGGAGGACCGGCTGGAGCAGAACAAGCAGAGCATCGTGGAGCTGCAGCTGGAGAAGGAGAGGCTGCTGCGGGAGCTGGCTGCTCCCTGA